The following are encoded together in the Cryptococcus neoformans var. neoformans JEC21 chromosome 9 sequence genome:
- a CDS encoding expressed protein has product MATLLTLPSHLIESISHLLREDLELPDNLREPLLETIKQPQTYIVASLDTRNSLYTQDDGDIDGKQEDSTAVPRPPTIDYDLVERLSRWATSDKGKMLLNRNGLDPSRYTDISLLSGTEIYVEPKELARLQAAENPEKPNPYLPSYLSPAPPSFGSEYRNLTRTLSTAFNVIFSILGSSGAVYVAAVSGAGYSREKGILLGILAGLIVGIADGVLVVLFMSRVEKDRKERHERGRKLMKGSGKALDQIEDQAEIEEEVQEKLLAKEGSDSTAVSARQIQLRRRGLKPSNPE; this is encoded by the exons atggcCACTTTGCTCACCCTCCCTTCGCACCTCATCGAATCCATTAGCCACCTACTACGCGAAGATCTGGAACTGCCAGACAACTTGCGAGAACCTTTGCTGGAAACTATCAAACAACCGCAAACATACATTGTCGCTTCCTTAGATACCAGAAATAGCTTATATACACAAGATGATGGGGACATAGACGGAAAACAAGAAGATTCCACAGCCGTTCCCCGGCCCCCAACGATAGACTATGATCTGGTGGAAAGGCTGTCGCGGTGGGCAACCAGTGATAAAGGAAAAATGTTACTCAACAGAAACGGGCTTG ATCCATCGCGGTATACGGACATATCATTGTTGAGCGGTACAGAAATTTACGTAGAGCCCAAAGAGTTGGCGCGTTTGCAAGCTGCCGAGAATCCAGAAAAG CCCAATCCATATCTTCCATCATATCTTTCCCCTGCACCTCCATCATTCGGCTCAGAATACCGCAACCTTACTCGCACTCTTTCCACCGCATTCAACGTTATTTTTTCTATCCTCGGATCCTCGGGGGCCGTCTACGTCGCCGCCGTTTCGGGGGCAGGGTATTCTCGTGAGAAAGGAATCTTGCTCGGGATCCTTGCCGGACTCATAGTGGGAATTGCAGATGGAGTGTTGGTGGTGCTATTCATGAGTAGAGTGGAAAAGGacaggaaggaaaggcacgagaggggaagaaagCTCATGAAGGGATCGGGAAAAGCTCTAGACCAAATAGAAGACCAAGCAGAAatcgaggaagaagtgcaGGAGAAGCTGCttgcaaaagaaggaagcgatTCGACAGCAGTATCAGCCAGACAAATTCAGTTGCGAAGGCGAGGACTAAAACCTTCAAATCCAGAATAG
- a CDS encoding lactoylglutathione lyase, putative — protein MLSAFITSKLPSLSRPSTFRQFAKMSTAASNPATYKFNHTMIRIKDPKVSLPFYEKVLGMKVFYESPGGDFTNYFLAFANGFDDADLNKENIRDKLFDREGVLELCHNWGTENDASFKGYASGNEEPGRGFGHICITVDNLEAACKRFDELGVKFKKRPEDGRMRHIAFIYDPDGYWVEIVARSLNASNI, from the exons ATGCTCTCAGCGTTTATAACCTCCAAACTCCCGTCTCTATCTCGTCCATCTACTTTTCGCCAATTCGCAAAAATGTCCACTGCCGCTTCTAACCCCGCTACTTACAAGTTCAACCACACCATGATCAGGATTAAGGATCCTAAGGTGTCCCTTCCCTTCTACGAGAAGGTTCTTGGTATGAAG GTTTTCTACGAGTCTCCCGGCGGTGACTTTACCAACtacttccttgccttcgcCAACGGTTTCGACGACGCCGACCTCAACAAGGAAAACATCAGGGACAAGCTCTTCGACCGAGAGGGTgtcctcgagctctgtcACAACTGGGGTACTG AGAATGATGCCAGCTTCAAGGGCTACGCCTCCGGTAACGAGGAGCCTGGACGAGGTTTCGGCCACATCTGTATCACCGTCGACAATCTCGAGGCTGCTTGCAAGCGATTCGATGAGCTCGGCGTCAAGTTCAAGAAGAGGCCCGAGGATGGCAGGATGAGA CACATTGCCTTTATCTACGACCCTGATGGATACTGGGTAGAGATCGTCGCCCGTTCCCTCAACGCCAGCAACATCTAA
- a CDS encoding cell cycle-related protein, putative yields the protein MPKPKTARGILLTSNLPQLQNLIKRDPEGYKEEFLTQYNHYLSLLRLHSVASSTPSSSNDKSNELFADLITFISQVAQCYPEATKDLPMQLSGLLLGGESGTSNVVTGDLRKTAVKNLVMLRNKEIIDSIQLLQTLLPLLPTVPSTLRSIIRHTILTDIKTSNAKTKNHRLNRVVQSLLFGMVESGMGAEVVGDKGRNKGKGREKGGEAMWAVMMVKELWRKGVWTDAKTVSIVSLAAFHPNTKVQSAALHFFLGSENEDEDDSEDEDEVGEARRDVRKMEHRMEVSRGKRKKEKQVKQLKREASKKRKKRAEGAGVTPNFPALELLQDPQTFGEKLYDNLHRHDKIYSLDHKVLIMQLLSRVMGVHKLCVLGFYSYIIKYLTYHQLQVTLILVSLAQSVHDLTPPDVLTPVIRKLAQEFVHPGVGAEVIAAGLNAIREVCRRQPWCMEEDLLGDLIEYRKSKDKGVVTASRGLLQLFREVNPGMLKRRERGKAASMGLIGSQVLAYGHSADAAEGIEGLELLEEHYAKLRKEANGDVGDGSDVEMDVGEDDDEGWEGWEAESDSEADSNGWESVSSGGEDLEISDSEDESDKRRDKKDKREKKRLARGKGKAKAEDGETDEDEEMDDAVSVAATEATEASQTTKKLSLLAQQRILTPADFELLNELRLKAAKELAAAGGGSAAKRKLAALEASKRHVGEDEADRFLTEAEILGPRKKAKATWEERMESIQKGREGREKFGSMKGKKKKAAPSSSTNKEKAKNKPIMMALHSNRVVSKKKASLRDKQIRLRAAIEKRKKQKH from the exons ATGCCCAAGCCGAAGACAGCGAGGGGTATCCTCCTCACTTCCAACTTGCCACAGTTGCAGAACCTTATCAAG CGTGATCCTGAGGGTTATAAGGAAGAGTTTCTTACCCAATACAATCACTacctttccctccttcgTCTTCATTCCGTCGCATCTTctactccttcttcctcgaaTGACAAATCCAATGAGCTCTTCGCAGACTTGATCACATTCATTTCTCAAGTGGCGCAGTGTTATCCGGAGGCGACCAAAGATCTGCCCATGCAATTGAGCGGCTTGTTGCTGGGTGGGGAAAGTGGTACCTCTAATGTTGTTACGGGCGATCTGCGAAAGACAGCGGTCAAAAACTTGGTGATGTTGAGGAATAAGGAAATCATCGATTCTATCCA ACTTCTTCAGActctcctcccccttcttcccacaGTCCCATCGACTCTCCGTTCCATCATCCGCCACACCATCCTCACTGACATTAAAACCTCCAACGCTAAGACGAAGAACCACCGTCTGAACCGCGTTGTTCAGTCCCTCTTGTTTGGCATGGTCGAAAGCGGTATGGGTGCCGAAGTAGTTGGTGACAAAGGAAGgaacaagggcaagggaCGAGAGAAGGGTGGTGAGGCCATGTGGGCTGTCATGATGGTCAAGGAGTTATGGAGGAAGGGCGTCTGGACAGATGCCAAGACAGTATCGATCGTCTCCCTTGCTGCGTTCCACCCCAACACCAAGGTTCAGTCCGCCGCtcttcatttcttcctcgggTCAGAGaatgaggacgaggatgattcagaagatgaggatgaagtggGAGAGGCCAGAAGGGATgtgagaaagatggagCACAGGATGGAGGTTTCgcgaggaaagagaaagaaggagaagcaggTTAAGCAGTTGAAAAGAGAGGCTTCCAAG AAACGTAAGAAGAGGGCTGAAGGTGCGGGTGTCACTCCCAACTTCCCCGCTCTGGAGCTTTTGCAGGACCCTCAAACCTTTGGCGAAAAGCTCTATGACAACCTCCACAGACATG ATAAAATCTATTCTCTCGACCACAAAGTTCTCATCATGCAGCTCCTCTCCCGTGTCATGGGTGTCCACAAGCTCTGTGTTCTTGGCTTTTACAGCTACATTATCAAGTACCTCACCTATCATCAGCTTCAAGTCACTCTTATTCTCGTCTCCCTCGCTCAATCTGTACACGATCTTACCCCACCCGACGTCCTCACGCCTGTTATCCGCAAACTAGCGCAAGAATTTGTTCACCCCGGTGTCGGCGCTGAAGTCATCGCTGCTGGTTTAAACGCGATCAGAGAAGTCTGTCGAAGGCAGCCGTGGTGTATGGAGGAAGACTTATTGGGTGATTTAATTGAGTACAGGAAGAGTAAAGATAAGGGAGTTGTGACTGCCTCAAGAGGTTTGTTGCAGCTCTTCAGGGAAGTGAATCCCGGTATGCTCAAGAGGCGAGAAAGG GGTAAAGCCGCCAGCATGGGTCTCATTGGTTCCCAAGTCCTTGCCTACGGTCATTCTGCCGATGCCGCCGAGGGTATCGAAGGTCTCGAGTTGCTCGAAGAACACTACGCCAAACTCCGTAAGGAAGCCAATGGCGATGTCGGTGACGGATCCGATGTTGAGATGGATGTcggcgaggatgatgatgaagggtGGGAAGGCTGGGAGGCCGAGTCTGATTCCGAAGCTGATTCAAATGGATGGGAAAGCGTTAGtagtggaggagaagatttggAGATCAGTGATAGTGAAGATGAGTCAGACAAGAGGAGGGATAAGAAAGATAAgcgggagaagaagaggttggcTAGGGGTAAAGGGAAGGCCAAGgctgaggatggagaaactgatgaggatgaagagatggacgatGCGGTCTCTGTGGCGGCCACCGAAGCTACCGAGGCGTCTCAAACCACCAAAAAGCTGTCCTTACTCGCTCAGCAAAGG ATTCTTACACCTGCAGACTTTGAGCTTCTTAACGAACTCCGTCTCAAGGCGGCCAAAGAGCTCGCTGCTGCCGGCGGTGGCTCCGCTGCCAAGCGCAAGCTTGCTGCTTTGGAAGCCTCCAAGCGACATGTTGGCGAAGACGAAGCGGACCGATTCCTTACCGAGGCTGAGATTCTGGGACCGAgaaagaaggccaaggcgacttgggaggagaggatggagagtaTTCAAAAGGGACGAGAAGGCAGAGAGAAGTTTGGTAGTatgaagggcaagaagaagaaggcggccCCTAGCAGTTCTACAAACAAGGAAAAAGCCAAGAACAAGCCTATCATGATGGCTTTGCA CTCCAACAGGGTTGTttccaagaagaaagctTCCTTGCGAGACAAGCAAATCAGGCTTCGTGCGGCTATCGAAAAGCGCAAGAAACAAAAGCATTAG
- a CDS encoding phosphoadenosine-phosphosulfate synthase (PAPS) bifunctional enzyme, putative: MANAPHGGVLKDLLVRDAALHDSLLQEARSLNDIFLTERQLCDLELILNGGFSPLEGFMNERDYTSVVETLRLAPYNGQKHGDVFPIPITLDVSQEDINTLGLKQGGRVALRDPRDDAALAILTVSDIYRPNKAIEAEKVMGADDIAHPSVAYLRNNVKEFYVGGKVQAIQAPTHFDYVPLRFTPAELRAHFHKLAWRKVVAFQTRNPMHRAHRELTVRAARQRRANVLIHPVVGLTKPGDVDHYTRVRAYQALMPSYPEGMAHLALLPLAMRMAGPREAVWHAVIRKNFGATHFIVGRDHAGPGKNSQGQDFYGPYDAQELVTQFKDELQIEMVPFQAMTYLPGSDEYQPVDEVPKGTPTADISGTELRKRLRTGASIPDWFSYTGVVKVLRESYPPRPQQGFTILLTGLHNSGKDTIARALQVTLQQQGSRSVSLLLGEELRSDLDPQIGRAITPEQKHINLERIGFVAGELTKAGAAVIAAPTAPYERSRQAFKKQVVGSGGGNYFLVHVATPLEWCEKVDRRGLYKAARAGEIKNLTGVDDVYEAPEDADLVCDLRNDTVPEIVHSIIMILESQNLV, encoded by the exons CGTAGCTTGAACGACATCTTCCTTACCGAG CGTCAATTGTGTGACCTCGAGCTTATCTTGAACGGTGGTTTCTCCCCTCTTGAGGGTTTCATGAACGAGCGGGACTACACTTC TGTCGTTGAGACTCTCCGACTTGCCCCTTACAACGGTCAGAAGCACGGTGACGTTTTCCCCATTCCCATCACTCTCGACGTCTCCCAGGAGGACATCAACACTCTTGGCCTCAAGCAGGGCGGCCGAGTCGCTCTCCGAGACCCCCGTGACGATGCTGCCCTTGCTATCCTTACTG TCTCTGACATCTACCGACCTAACAAGGCTATTGAGGCTGAAAAGGTCATGGGAGCTGACGACATCGCCCACCCTTCCGTCGCTTACCTCCGCAACAACGTTAAGGAGTTCTACGTCGGCGGTAAGGTCCAGGCTATCCAAGCTCCTACCCACTTTGACTACGTTCCCCTCCGATTCACTCCCGCCGAGCTCCGAGCTCACTTCCACAAGCTCGCCTGGCGAAAGGTTGTCGCTTTCCAGACCCGAAACCCTATGCACCGGGCCCACCGAGAGCTCACCGTCCGAGCTGCCCGTCAACGACGAGCAAACGTCCTCATCCACCCCGTTGTCGGTCTTACCAAGCCCGGAGATGTCGATCACTACACTCGTGTCCGAGCCTACCAGGCTCTCATGCCCTCTTATCCCGAGGGTATGGCCCACCTTGCTCTCTTGCCCCTCGCCATGAGGATGGCTGGTCCCAGGGAGGCTGTCTGGCACGCCGTTATCCGAAAGAACTTTGGTGCGACCCACTTCATTGTCGGCCGAGACCATGCCGGTCCCGGTAAGAACTCTCAGGGTCAGGACTTTTATGGTCCTTACGACGCCCAGGAGCTCGTTACCCAGTTCAAGGATGAGCTTCAGATCGAGATGGTTCCCTTCCAGGCCATGACCTACCTTCCCGGCTCTGACGAGTACCAGCCCGTTGACGAGGTCCCCAAGGGCACCCCCACCGCCGATATCTCTGGTACCGAGCTCCGAAAGCGACTCCGAACCGGTGCCTCCATTCCTGACTGGTTCTCTTACACCGGTGTCGTCAAGGTTCTCCGAGAATCTTACCCCCCTCGACCCCAGCAGGGtttcaccatcctcttgaCCGGTCTTCACAACTCTGGTAAGGACACCATTGCCCGAGCTCTTCAAGTTACCCTCCAACAGCAAGGCTCTCGATCtgtctccctcctcctcggcgAGGAACTCCGGTCAGACCTCGACCCCCAGATTGGCCGTGCTATCACTCCCGAGCAAAAGCACATCAACCTCGAGCGAATCGGTTTCGTTGCGGGCGAGCTTACAAAGGCCGGCGCCGCCGTCATCGCCGCCCCCACCGCTCCTTACGAGAGGTCCCGACAGGCTTTCAAGAAGCAGGTCGTCGGCTCCGGTGGCGGCAACTACTTCTTGGTCCACGTCGCTACTCCTTTGGAATGGTGTGAGAAGGTCGACAGGCGGGGATTGTACAAGGCTGCCAGAGCTGGTGAGATCAAGAACTTGACTGGTGTCGATGATGTGTACGAGGCCCCCGAGGATGCCGATTTGGTCTGCGACTTGAGGAATGACACTGTTCCCGAGATCGTCCACT CCATCATTATGATCCTCGAAAGCCAGAACCTTGTTTAA
- a CDS encoding phosphoenolpyruvate carboxykinase, putative has protein sequence MAPRQHHHDEFESNQFLGKELKYFSQAGFDLDRIHIKRNAPIASLYEDAILNEGAIISSNGALINFSGKKTGRSPKDKRIVFEETSKDDIWWGPVNIKMDEHTFEINRERAIDYLNTRENVYVFDGFAGWDPKYRIKVRVIASRAYHALFMHNMLIRPTPEELENFGEPDFIIYNAGQFPANRFTTGMTSTTSVGINFKRMEMVILGTEYAGEMKKGIFSVMHYLQPVKFGQLSLHSSANQGIGKNDDVTLFFGLSGTGKTTLSADANRLLIGDDEHVWSDTGVFNIEGGCYAKCINLSAEKEPEIFNAIKFGSILENVVYNPADRKPDYDDVSITENTRCAYPIEYIPNAKIPCIADRQPSNIIMLCCDAFGVLPPVSRLTPEQAQYHFVAGYTSKTPGTEDGIVEPSPTFSTCYGQPFIVLHPGRYAKMLAERMEKNSVNCWLINTGWTGGKFGTGKRCPLKYTRAIVDAIHNGSLAKAEYENFPIFNLAIPKAVEGVPSDILNPEKAWPSKEAFKAELDKLGNMFQKAFAKYETDIDEKVKLSGPVFA, from the exons ATGGCTCCCAGACAACACCACCACGACGAATTCGAGAGCAATCAGTTCCTCGGTAAGGAACTCAAGTATTTCTCCCAGGCTGGTTTTGACTTGGACCGAATCCACATCAAG AGAAATGCCCCTATCGCCTCCCTCTATGAAGACGCCATTCTCAACGAAGGTGCTATCATCTCTTCAAATGGTGCCCTTATCAACTTCTCCGGCAAGAAGACTGGTCGAAGTCCCAAGGACAAGCGAATTGTCTTTGAAGAAACTAGCAAGGATGACATTTGGTGGGGCCCCGTGAATATCAAGATGGA CGAGCACACTTTCGAGATTAACCGAGAACGAGCTATCGACTACCTCAATACCAGAGAAAATGTCTATGTCTTCGACGGTTTCGCCGGTTGGGATCCCAAGTACAGGATCAAGGTCCGGGTCATTGCTTCCCGAGCCTACCACGCCCTCTTCATG CACAATATGCTCATTCGACCAACTCCTGAGGAACTCGAAAATTTCGGCGAGCCCGatttcatcatctacaACGCTGGTCAATTCCCTGCCAACCGATTCACCACCGGCATgacttccaccacctccgTTGGGATCAACTTCAAGCGAATGGAGATGGTTATCCTCGGTACCGAGTATGCCGgtgagatgaagaagggtatcTTCTCCGTCATGCACTACCTCCAACCCGTCAAGTTCGGCCAGCTTTCCCTCCACTCTTCAGCCAACCAAGGTATCGGAaagaatgatgatgtcaccctcttcttcggtcTTAGTGGTACTGGCAAGACCACTCTTTCCGCCGACGCTAACAGATTATTAATTGGTGACGATGAGCACGTCTGGAGTGACACTGGTGTCTTTAACATTGAGGGTGGCTGTTACGCCAAGTGCATCAACCTCTCTGCCGAAAAG GAACCCGAGATCTTCAATGCCATCAAGTTTGGCTCTATCCTCGAAAATGTTGTCTACAACCCCGCCGATCGTAAACCCGACTACGACGACGTTTCCATCACCGAGAACACTCGATGTGCCTACCCCATCGAGTACATCCCTAACGCCAAAATCCCCTGTATCGCAGACCGTCAACCCTCTAACATCATTATGCTCTGTTGCGACGCCTTCGGTGTCCTTCCCCCCGTCTCCCGACTTACCCCCGAGCAGGCTCAGTACCACTTCGTCGCTGGTTACACCTCCAAGACCCCCGGTACTGAAGATGGTATCGTCGAGCCCTCCCCAACATTCTCTACATGCTACGGTCAGcccttcatcgtcctccaCCCCGGCAGGTACGCCAAGATGCTCGCtgaaaggatggagaagaacagTGTCAACTGTTGGTTGATAAACACTGGTTGGACTGGTGGCAAGTTTGGTACCGGCAAACGATGCCCTCTCAAGTACACGCGAGCTATTGTCGACGCCATCCACAACGGCTCTCTCGCCAAAGCCGAGTACGAAAActtccccatcttcaaCCTCGCCATTCCCAAGGCTGTTGAGGGTGTGCCCAGTGACATCTTGAACCCCGAAAAGGCCTGGCCGAGCAAGGAGGCTTTCAAGGCCGAGTTGGATAAGTTGGGCAACATGTTCCAGAAGGCTTTTGCCAAGTACGAAACAGATATTGATGAGAAGGTCAAGCTGTCGGGTCCTGTGTTCGCGTAA
- a CDS encoding 6-phosphofructo-2-kinase/fructose-2, 6-bisphosphatase bifunctional enzyme, putative translates to MSIPPPPPPNKSPSSSVSPSKSRSPKLKPLTPTSEKPSRTNDDGQVYQPVEPHVLADAVSKLDMIRSAPAPMSTVTSPAASAAPSGPSSPRLSGVGQGPPSTGSWAMDHTASGDGRLSAPGTPHFGASTALLKTLDETTKVIRQSSRAPSRAPSVSGIGTVVEKPDYSEAKIVVAMVGLPARGKSYLSNRLMRYLRWLEYNVQVFNVGQLRRSKARSALQAGQGKVDHSATYFSHSDAEATKKREELAEESLESLIAWLKKEGNVGIMDATNSTIDRREKIKKRIDKEPGLQVLYLESFCDDPVVIATNIALKVRSGDPDYQGMSKEDAERDFRKRIAQYESVYQTINEPNIPFCRILNVGQRVTINRIEGYLQSRIAFYLMNLHLKPRSIYLSRHGESMYNVEGKIGGDSDLSPRGWEYARALPALIKDNIGGGPLEVWTSTLQRTQQTASYLPFEKKTWKSLDELDAGVCDGMTYKEIEQKYPEDYESRDDDKFNYRYRGGESYRDVVVRLEPVIMELERQNNILIIAHQAILRCLYAYFQARPQQELPYINIPLHTLIKITPQAYGCQEERYPLPIAAVDTHRPRPSKGRNTAGISVAEGTSMADQPVKRDYYGDTQQGVGYGLKPEAISQALENEMEQGKLTPRAAGGAQLHHE, encoded by the exons ATGTccataccaccaccaccaccgcccaACAAGTCcccctcatcatcagtcTCCCCCTCCAAATCCCGCTCCCCGAAGCTCAAGCCCCTCACTCCGACATCCGAAAAACCTTCGCGTACTAATGACGACGGTCAAGTCTACCAGCCCGTCGAGCCCCATGTACTCGCCGACGCAGTCTCAAAACTTGATATGATCCGATCCGCACCTGCACCCATGTCTACTGTGACTTCTCCCGCAGCTAGTGCAGCTCCCAGTGGTCCCAGCTCACCAAGACTCTCTGGTGTGGGCCAGGGGCCGCCATCAACCGGTTCATGGGCCATGGACCACACAGCAAGTGGAGATGGTAGGCTCAGTGCTCCTGGTACACCTCACTTCGGGGCCTCAACCGCCTT GCTGAAGACACTGGATGAGACCACGAAGGTGATCAGGCAAAGCTCCAGAGCCCCATCACGTGCACCATCCGTGTCTGGTATCGGTACTGTTG TTGAAAAGCCCGACTATTCCGAAGCCAAGATCGTCGTCGCGATGGTTGGTCTCCCAGCCCGAGGAAAATCTTATCTCAGTAACAGACTTATGCGATACCTTCGCTGGCTCGAATACAACGTTCAAGTATTCAACGTCGGACAACTCCGTCGCTCCAAAGCCCGTTCCGCTCTCCAAGCCGGACAGGGAAAGGTGGACCATTCCGCGACATACTTCTCGCACTCAGATGCGGAAGCTACCAAGAAACGGGAAGAACTCGCGGAGGAATCCCTAGAGTCACTTATCGCTtggctgaagaaggaaggaaatgtgGGAATTATGGATGCAACAAACAGTACAATCGATCgaagggagaagatcaagaagcgCATCGACAAGGAACCGGGACTTCAAGTCTTATATCTTGAATCTTTCTGCGACGATCCCGTGGTAATTGCAACCAATATTGCACTCAAGGTCCGATCTGGCGATCCTGACTACCAAGGGATGTCGAAAGAGGACGCAGAGCGGGATTTTAGGAAGAGAATCGCTCAGTACGAGAGTGTATATCAGACAATCAACGAGCCAAATATTCCCTTCTGCAGGATATTGAATGTGGGACAGAGAGTTACGATAAATAGGATTGAGGGCTATCTTCAAAGTCGAATTGCATTTTACTTGATGAACCTGCATCTCAAACCAAGGAGTATCTATCTGTCAAGA CATGGAGAAAGTATGTATAATGTCGAGGGGAAGATTGGAGGTGATTCCGATCTCTCACCAAGAGGATGGGAGTATGCCCGTGCCCTTCCCGCTCTTATCAAAGATAACATTGGCGGAGGACCTCTTGAAGTTTGGACCTCAACCCTTCAACGTACCCAACAAACAGCATCATACCTTCCTTTCGAGAAGAAAACGTGGAAGTCACTTGACGAACTGGACGCCGGTGTATGTGATGGCATGACGTACAAGGAGATTGAGCAAAAGTATCCAGAGGATTATGAGAGTCGAGATGACGACAAGTTCAACTATAGATATCGTGGTGGAGAGTCATATCGTGATGTCGTGGTTCGTCTTGAGCCCGTCATCATGGAACTTGAGAGGCAAAACAATATTTTGATTATTGCTCATCAAGCCATCCTTCGATGTCTATATGCCTATTTCCAGGCCAGGCCCCAACAAGAACTGCCATACATTAAT ATCCCCCTGCATACCCTTATCAAAATCACTCCTCAAGCTTATGGCTGTCAGGAAGAACGCTATCCTCTCCCTATCGCTGCAGTAGACACCCACCGACCCCGTCCGTCCAAGGGGAGAAATACTGCCGGTATTTCAGTCGCCGAAGGGACTTCTATGGCCGATCAACCTGTCAAGAGAGATTATTATGGAGACACCCAACAAGGTGTCGGGTATGGCTTGAAGCCCGAGGCGATTTCACAGGCTTTGGAGAACGAGATGGAGCAAGGAAAGTTGACACCAAGGGCTGCAGGGGGTGCGCAATTACATCACGAGTGA